Proteins from one Syntrophaceae bacterium genomic window:
- a CDS encoding ABC transporter ATP-binding protein, whose product MKAFRGEPALFQSTTETDRRADLDVEGLSLAFGGVQALQDVSLTTRTGELLAVIGPNGAGKTSLLNCITGFYQPQKGSIRFNGRDITRMHAHHLVRIGIGRTFQNIELFPGMTVLQNLLLARHIHCGYGLADACLFSPAVRREEIRHRRLLEELIDFLEIQAIRKKTVGSLPYGLMKRVELGRALALEPKLLVLDEPFAGMNLEEKEDMVRFLLELNKGWGQTMILVEHDMSIVMSISDRVVVLNFGEQLAEGTPEEIRNHPEVIRAYLGDEHGG is encoded by the coding sequence ATGAAGGCATTCCGGGGAGAGCCGGCCCTTTTCCAATCCACCACGGAGACGGACCGCCGGGCGGACCTGGACGTGGAAGGCCTGTCGCTGGCCTTCGGAGGGGTCCAGGCCCTGCAGGACGTGAGCCTCACGACCAGAACGGGCGAACTCCTGGCCGTGATCGGCCCCAACGGAGCGGGCAAGACAAGCCTCCTGAACTGCATCACCGGGTTTTACCAGCCCCAGAAGGGGAGCATCCGCTTCAACGGCCGGGACATTACGCGGATGCACGCCCATCACCTCGTGCGGATCGGCATCGGCCGGACCTTTCAGAACATCGAGCTGTTTCCGGGAATGACGGTGCTGCAGAACCTGCTCCTGGCCCGGCACATTCACTGCGGGTACGGCCTGGCGGACGCCTGCCTCTTCAGCCCCGCCGTCCGCCGGGAGGAAATCCGCCACCGCCGGCTCCTGGAGGAGCTGATCGATTTTCTCGAGATCCAGGCGATCCGCAAGAAGACCGTGGGGTCCCTTCCCTACGGCCTGATGAAGCGGGTGGAGCTGGGACGGGCGCTGGCCCTGGAACCGAAGCTCCTCGTTCTGGACGAGCCCTTCGCCGGGATGAATCTGGAGGAGAAGGAAGACATGGTTCGCTTCCTCCTGGAACTGAACAAAGGGTGGGGTCAGACCATGATCCTCGTGGAACACGACATGTCCATTGTGATGAGCATCTCGGATCGCGTTGTGGTTCTCAATTTCGGCGAGCAACTCGCCGAGGGCACGCCGGAGGAGATCCGGAACCACCCGGAGGTGATCCGGGCCTACCTGGGGGACGAACATGGCGGCTGA
- a CDS encoding AMP-binding protein, producing the protein MKDISRLTLPQVLARQSALLGGRTAIREKAYGIWQTHSWNDYLSCVRKTALGLQSLGLRRGEPVALIVNNCPEWLFGELGSQALGAVTLNLFTSSVAGELLFSLNRIGAAYVIVQDQEQADKLLEHRDDLSHIRKVIYVDPTGMRFYREDPWLMSYRELLDLGEEADRSDPERFGREIARGNPRDTALMIQTSGTTGVSKLAMLSHRGLTAMGRSWTDHLSLRPGENWISISPPAWIVDQMWGVGVALVSGMTMNFPETPETVTEDFREIGPSVLITSSRFWEDLASRIRVRMSDAGWINRLLFRWAEAAGRRSAERGPGNGSRPWSDRLVQSLAKRIVYDPLLDRIGCSGFRCVLTGGHPISPDVIRFFRAVGLNLKQCYGLTESGGIFQVQPDDEVKPETVGRPLPGTDVKIAEDSEVLVRADANFAGYYNDFAATEGAFQDGWLKTGDAGYLDEDGHLVIIGRKEEIIRNKTGEAFSPDFIETRLKFSPYIKEAVIFGEGRPFLTAFVNIDFGNVGNWAEERMIPYTTYLDLSQRPEVEGLILSELKEVNERLPAFMRIRKFILLYKLLDADDDELTRTGKVRRRFVYGLYLRLIEAMYRNEQEVDVKTPVRYRDGREGWIETRVRVIPVD; encoded by the coding sequence ATGAAAGACATTTCGCGCCTGACCCTCCCGCAGGTGCTGGCGCGACAGTCGGCCCTGCTGGGCGGCCGGACGGCCATCCGTGAGAAGGCCTACGGCATCTGGCAGACCCACTCCTGGAACGACTACCTGTCGTGTGTCCGGAAGACGGCCCTGGGCCTGCAATCCCTGGGGCTCCGGCGCGGCGAGCCGGTCGCCCTCATCGTCAACAACTGTCCCGAATGGCTCTTCGGAGAGCTGGGATCCCAGGCCCTGGGGGCCGTCACCCTGAACCTCTTCACCTCCTCCGTCGCCGGCGAACTCCTGTTTTCCCTGAACCGGATCGGTGCCGCCTACGTCATCGTCCAGGACCAGGAGCAGGCGGACAAACTGCTGGAGCACCGCGACGATCTCTCCCATATCCGGAAGGTTATTTATGTCGATCCCACGGGGATGCGGTTCTATCGGGAGGATCCCTGGCTGATGAGCTACCGGGAGCTCCTTGACCTGGGCGAAGAAGCGGACCGGAGCGACCCGGAGCGCTTCGGCCGGGAGATCGCCCGGGGGAATCCCCGGGACACGGCCCTCATGATCCAGACCTCGGGAACCACGGGAGTCTCCAAGCTGGCCATGCTGAGCCACCGGGGCCTCACCGCCATGGGACGGAGCTGGACGGACCATCTCTCGCTCCGGCCCGGGGAAAACTGGATCTCCATCTCTCCCCCGGCCTGGATCGTCGACCAGATGTGGGGCGTCGGCGTGGCCCTGGTGAGCGGAATGACGATGAACTTTCCGGAGACCCCGGAGACGGTGACGGAAGACTTCCGGGAGATCGGCCCCTCCGTCCTGATCACCTCGTCCCGCTTCTGGGAGGATCTCGCCTCCCGGATCCGGGTCCGCATGTCCGATGCCGGCTGGATCAACCGTCTTCTTTTCCGGTGGGCCGAGGCGGCGGGCCGCCGGTCCGCCGAGCGGGGCCCGGGCAACGGCTCCCGCCCCTGGTCCGACCGGCTGGTGCAGAGCCTGGCGAAGCGGATCGTTTATGATCCGCTCCTGGATCGCATCGGCTGCTCCGGTTTCCGGTGCGTCCTCACGGGGGGGCATCCCATCAGCCCCGACGTGATCCGCTTCTTCCGCGCCGTCGGACTGAACCTGAAGCAGTGCTACGGCCTGACCGAGTCGGGCGGGATCTTCCAGGTCCAGCCGGACGACGAGGTGAAGCCCGAGACCGTGGGCCGGCCCCTGCCGGGGACGGACGTAAAAATCGCCGAGGACTCGGAGGTCCTGGTCCGGGCTGACGCCAACTTCGCCGGTTATTACAACGACTTCGCCGCTACGGAAGGGGCCTTCCAGGACGGCTGGCTCAAGACGGGCGACGCGGGCTACCTGGACGAGGACGGGCACTTGGTCATCATCGGCCGCAAGGAGGAGATCATCCGCAACAAGACCGGCGAGGCCTTCTCCCCCGACTTCATTGAAACCCGCCTGAAATTCAGTCCCTACATCAAGGAGGCGGTGATCTTCGGCGAGGGCAGGCCCTTCCTCACGGCCTTCGTCAACATCGACTTCGGCAATGTGGGCAACTGGGCGGAAGAGCGGATGATACCCTACACGACCTACCTCGACCTCTCCCAGCGGCCGGAAGTGGAAGGGCTGATCCTTTCCGAGTTGAAGGAGGTCAACGAGCGGCTGCCGGCGTTCATGCGGATCCGCAAGTTCATCCTCCTCTACAAGCTTCTCGACGCCGACGACGACGAGCTGACGCGCACGGGCAAGGTGCGGCGCCGCTTCGTCTACGGACTGTATCTCCGCCTCATCGAGGCCATGTACCGGAACGAGCAGGAAGTGGACGTGAAGACCCCCGTCCGCTATCGCGACGGCCGGGAAGGATGGATCGAGACGCGGGTCCGGGTCATCCCGGTGGATTGA
- a CDS encoding ABC transporter ATP-binding protein, which translates to MDNEVLLQLNNISVVYSDVIQVLKGVSLAVEKGRIVSLLGSNGAGKTSTLKAVSGLLKPENGRVTDGTILYGGQPVQNESPETITRKGIIQVLEGRQPFKYLTVEENLRVGTATRPPGPYRKDLDMVYAYFPALLKRRKNLAGYCSGGELQMIVIGRALMAHPSLLLLDEPSLGLAPLVVKEIFTIIRRINEEQGTTILLVEQNARMALSIAHYGYVMENGKIVMEGPAGELVENPDVKEFYLGMGAEGMVRSYRDVKSYRRRKRWL; encoded by the coding sequence ATGGACAATGAGGTTCTTCTGCAACTCAACAATATCTCGGTGGTCTATTCGGACGTGATCCAGGTCCTCAAGGGTGTCTCCCTGGCGGTGGAGAAGGGGCGGATCGTCTCCCTCCTGGGAAGCAACGGGGCCGGCAAGACCTCCACCCTCAAGGCCGTCTCGGGCCTCCTCAAGCCGGAAAACGGCAGGGTCACCGATGGTACGATTCTCTACGGCGGACAACCCGTCCAGAACGAATCGCCGGAGACAATCACTCGCAAGGGAATCATCCAGGTCCTGGAGGGACGGCAACCGTTCAAGTATCTGACGGTGGAAGAGAACCTCCGGGTGGGTACGGCCACCCGGCCGCCCGGTCCGTACAGGAAGGACCTGGACATGGTCTACGCCTACTTCCCGGCCCTGCTGAAGCGGCGGAAGAACCTGGCCGGCTACTGCAGCGGCGGTGAGCTGCAGATGATCGTCATCGGCCGGGCCCTGATGGCCCACCCGTCGCTACTCCTCCTGGACGAGCCCTCTCTGGGCCTCGCCCCCCTGGTCGTAAAGGAGATTTTCACCATCATCCGCCGCATCAATGAGGAGCAGGGCACCACGATCCTGCTGGTGGAGCAGAACGCCCGGATGGCCCTGTCCATCGCCCATTACGGCTACGTCATGGAAAACGGAAAGATCGTCATGGAGGGTCCGGCGGGAGAACTGGTGGAGAATCCGGACGTGAAGGAATTCTACCTGGGCATGGGGGCCGAGGGGATGGTGCGCTCCTATCGGGACGTGAAATCCTACAGGCGGCGGAAACGCTGGCTGTAA
- a CDS encoding ABC transporter substrate-binding protein translates to MRRMLCSTLWAVLAVLVLAAGPVEAKTIKVGAAINMTGPASTWGQFHAKGLQDYLAYVNDVKGGVAGNRIEILLADTAYKVPEAVAAVKKFAIQDQVDMIATWGAGEGLAAKPIVQQYKIPTINFSTSWEILEKPVDYMYLPFGSYRMDCQAVLEYIKAIHTGKDAPKVGLLTYNNAYGRSIHQPTREYAARLGVKIVAIEEFPPKTVDLTTELLRLQKSGAQYVFMQMLPSAIITTLRSADRLRYSPRFFGTWTSTDPDFFRQSKGLIRDRLAMQFPGGLPSDNSPGINVMKELWKRYRTVDRFDAAYWEGVAIGMIMERAFVRAQEKFKQVNRNTINRAMESFKNEDFGGLLPPVTYTKKDHGASFRARIVQVREDGTYVPLTNFYTPGKEKIRLLK, encoded by the coding sequence ATGAGACGGATGCTTTGTTCCACCCTGTGGGCCGTTCTGGCAGTTCTGGTTCTTGCCGCCGGCCCGGTCGAGGCGAAGACGATCAAGGTCGGCGCCGCCATCAACATGACGGGGCCCGCCTCCACCTGGGGCCAGTTCCACGCCAAGGGCCTGCAGGACTACCTGGCCTACGTCAACGACGTCAAGGGAGGCGTCGCCGGCAACAGGATCGAGATCCTCCTGGCTGACACGGCTTACAAGGTTCCCGAGGCGGTGGCGGCGGTCAAGAAGTTCGCCATTCAGGACCAGGTGGACATGATCGCCACCTGGGGTGCCGGTGAGGGGCTGGCGGCCAAACCCATCGTTCAGCAGTACAAGATACCCACCATCAACTTTTCCACCAGCTGGGAGATCCTGGAGAAGCCGGTGGACTACATGTACCTCCCCTTCGGCAGCTACCGCATGGACTGCCAGGCCGTCCTCGAGTACATCAAGGCAATCCACACCGGAAAGGACGCACCGAAAGTCGGGCTCCTGACCTACAACAACGCCTATGGCCGCTCCATCCACCAGCCGACACGGGAATACGCAGCCCGGCTGGGGGTAAAGATCGTCGCCATTGAAGAGTTCCCGCCCAAGACCGTGGACCTGACCACGGAGCTGCTCCGGCTCCAGAAGAGCGGCGCCCAATACGTCTTCATGCAGATGCTGCCCTCGGCCATCATTACGACCCTCCGGAGTGCCGACCGGCTCCGCTACTCCCCCCGCTTTTTCGGCACCTGGACCTCGACGGACCCCGATTTCTTCCGGCAGAGCAAGGGCCTCATCAGGGACCGCCTCGCCATGCAGTTCCCGGGCGGGCTCCCGTCCGACAACTCGCCGGGAATCAACGTCATGAAAGAACTTTGGAAACGCTATCGGACCGTCGATCGCTTCGACGCGGCCTACTGGGAAGGCGTCGCCATCGGCATGATCATGGAGCGGGCCTTTGTTCGCGCCCAGGAGAAGTTCAAGCAGGTCAACCGCAACACAATCAATCGCGCCATGGAATCCTTCAAGAACGAGGACTTCGGGGGACTGCTCCCGCCGGTGACCTACACGAAGAAGGACCACGGCGCCTCGTTCCGGGCCCGCATTGTCCAGGTCCGTGAAGACGGCACCTACGTTCCGCTGACCAATTTCTACACGCCGGGGAAGGAAAAGATCCGGCTTCTGAAATAA
- a CDS encoding ATP-binding cassette domain-containing protein, with protein MINRCSAGVNTKTRDRTRSVPGTAAGKGKITMDPNILLKLEGITVRLGTTFLLHDTTWEIRRGEHWAILGPNGAGKSTLARVLAGEELHVRGRVIHNGNRSGGSHPGHVSLELQECILAREETKDAARAFAGSWNDLERVRDTVGGNAGGGMDDPAKVDRLLGRLGIADLGKRPIRFLSTGEFRKVLIARALLVNPEILILDEPFAGLDRASRSAFREIVRTVMNAGTQVVVITHRRDEIPAEITHVLGVREGRVLFQGPRDEMLTPDRIRVLFDPPVADRPSALQAERTTPASGDILIAMRDVVVRYGDATILDGFSWTVRRGERWAIVGPNGSGKTTLLNLITADHPQAYSNDIRIFGRRRGSGESIWEIKARIGFVSSEFQIRYRLPLAARDVILSGFFDSVGLYRHVTASQVRAADDWAARLDIAALAGRPFDSLSFGERRMVLLARAMVKSPELLVLDEPCQGLDTGNRSRILEMVNRIAETGETTILFVTHHPDELPACIDQTLSLAAPAERTS; from the coding sequence ATGATAAACCGGTGCAGCGCCGGCGTCAATACAAAGACTCGCGACAGGACCCGCTCCGTTCCCGGAACGGCGGCGGGCAAAGGCAAGATCACAATGGATCCGAACATCCTGCTGAAACTGGAGGGCATCACCGTCCGTCTCGGCACAACGTTCCTCCTTCACGACACAACCTGGGAGATTCGCCGCGGCGAGCACTGGGCTATCCTCGGCCCGAACGGAGCGGGGAAATCCACACTGGCACGGGTCCTGGCCGGCGAGGAGCTCCATGTCCGAGGACGGGTGATCCACAACGGAAACCGTTCGGGGGGCAGCCATCCCGGCCATGTCTCCCTCGAGCTTCAGGAGTGCATCCTGGCCCGGGAGGAAACGAAGGATGCGGCTCGTGCCTTCGCGGGTTCGTGGAACGACCTGGAACGGGTGCGGGATACGGTCGGCGGCAATGCGGGCGGCGGGATGGACGACCCCGCGAAGGTTGACCGTCTTCTCGGACGCCTGGGCATTGCAGACCTTGGGAAACGTCCGATCCGTTTCCTTTCCACGGGCGAATTCCGCAAAGTCCTGATCGCCCGCGCCCTTCTTGTGAACCCGGAAATCCTTATCCTGGACGAGCCTTTCGCCGGCCTGGACAGGGCTTCGCGTAGCGCCTTCCGGGAAATCGTCCGCACAGTCATGAACGCAGGCACACAAGTCGTCGTCATAACCCACCGCAGGGATGAAATCCCCGCAGAGATCACACATGTTCTGGGCGTTCGGGAAGGGCGCGTCCTTTTCCAGGGTCCACGGGACGAGATGCTCACTCCCGATCGAATCCGGGTCCTCTTCGATCCGCCGGTGGCGGATCGCCCGTCAGCCTTGCAGGCCGAAAGGACCACCCCTGCAAGTGGAGACATTCTGATCGCCATGAGAGACGTCGTCGTCCGTTACGGCGATGCAACGATCCTGGACGGATTCTCCTGGACCGTCCGCCGAGGCGAGCGCTGGGCAATCGTCGGACCGAACGGATCGGGAAAGACCACCCTTCTGAACCTGATCACGGCGGACCATCCCCAGGCCTATTCCAATGACATCCGGATCTTCGGCCGGCGCCGGGGATCGGGGGAAAGCATCTGGGAAATCAAGGCGCGCATCGGGTTCGTGTCATCGGAGTTCCAGATCCGGTATCGGCTGCCTCTGGCGGCCCGGGACGTCATCCTCTCGGGATTCTTCGACTCCGTAGGCCTTTACCGCCATGTGACGGCGAGCCAGGTCCGGGCGGCGGACGATTGGGCGGCCCGCCTGGACATCGCGGCGCTGGCCGGACGGCCTTTCGATTCCCTCTCCTTCGGAGAGCGGCGCATGGTACTCCTGGCGCGGGCCATGGTCAAATCTCCCGAACTCCTGGTCCTGGACGAACCATGCCAGGGCCTGGACACGGGAAACCGGAGCCGGATCCTGGAGATGGTGAACCGGATCGCCGAGACCGGGGAAACCACGATCCTGTTCGTAACCCATCACCCCGACGAACTGCCCGCCTGCATCGACCAAACGCTGTCCCTGGCCGCGCCGGCGGAACGGACCTCATAA
- a CDS encoding NUDIX domain-containing protein, translating to MRVRVSAVFEQAGEVLCMRYIYGGKDVYALPGGGVDKDVPLQEATTLEWKNELGVKLVIGDIIMIGEAPATKRYPQTLHVIFEAREVHGTPKVRPDHTRSLEVCWVPVDKLADTPLYPDVGRQLHEYFLEGARRSLPFIANCMERGFW from the coding sequence ATGAGAGTTCGTGTTTCGGCCGTATTCGAGCAGGCGGGTGAAGTCCTCTGTATGCGTTACATTTACGGAGGCAAGGACGTGTACGCACTTCCGGGCGGCGGAGTCGACAAGGATGTTCCCCTCCAGGAGGCCACCACCCTGGAATGGAAAAACGAGTTGGGCGTGAAGCTGGTGATCGGTGACATCATCATGATCGGCGAGGCGCCGGCGACGAAGCGCTATCCTCAGACCCTGCATGTTATATTTGAAGCCAGGGAGGTGCACGGTACGCCGAAGGTCCGGCCCGATCACACGCGCTCCCTGGAGGTCTGCTGGGTTCCCGTGGACAAGCTTGCCGACACGCCGCTTTACCCGGATGTCGGCAGGCAGCTCCATGAGTATTTCCTGGAGGGCGCCCGCCGGTCCCTGCCTTTTATTGCCAACTGCATGGAGCGGGGGTTC
- a CDS encoding branched-chain amino acid ABC transporter permease yields the protein METRKWTFHPCGNYRERYDQELTVFETDFGRLWAVLGLVLLFGAVPFASSPYFIHILNMTGIAAVAAVGLNILVGYTGQISLGHGAFVGVGAYAAAVLATRWNVPFLAAVPAAGLVAAAVGMVFGIPSGRLKGLYLTIATLAGQFIIEYVLVHWESVTQGTMGITVPRAEILGWSIGSDRSFFYAIYLVLAGMIWMAVNLMRTRYGRALVAIRDNDRAAEGMGIPVFPYKLLAFGISSFYAGVAGALWAYYLVSITAEPFNMGLSVEYIAMVIIGGMGNMAGAVFGAVFITGLNEILRFVTEVVMNMGLLSEYGLNIAPLREFTFGLAIVLFILLEPRGLAEVWRIVRSSFRLWPFSY from the coding sequence ATGGAAACGAGAAAATGGACCTTCCATCCCTGCGGGAACTACCGGGAACGGTACGACCAGGAACTGACGGTGTTCGAGACCGACTTCGGTCGCCTCTGGGCCGTTCTCGGGCTGGTTCTGCTCTTCGGGGCCGTCCCTTTCGCGTCCTCGCCCTACTTCATCCACATTCTCAACATGACGGGCATCGCCGCCGTCGCGGCCGTGGGCCTGAATATTCTCGTCGGCTACACGGGACAGATCTCCCTGGGACACGGAGCCTTTGTCGGCGTAGGAGCCTACGCGGCGGCCGTCCTCGCCACGCGGTGGAACGTCCCCTTCCTGGCGGCGGTCCCGGCGGCGGGCCTGGTCGCGGCGGCGGTCGGCATGGTCTTCGGGATCCCCTCGGGACGGTTGAAGGGTCTGTACCTGACCATCGCCACGCTGGCGGGCCAGTTCATCATCGAATACGTCCTCGTCCACTGGGAATCCGTCACCCAGGGAACCATGGGCATCACCGTCCCCCGGGCGGAGATCCTGGGATGGTCCATCGGCAGTGACCGGTCGTTCTTCTACGCCATCTACCTGGTCCTGGCCGGGATGATCTGGATGGCCGTGAACCTGATGCGGACCCGTTACGGCCGGGCGCTCGTGGCGATCCGCGACAATGACCGGGCCGCCGAAGGGATGGGCATCCCCGTGTTCCCCTACAAGCTCCTGGCCTTCGGGATCAGTTCCTTCTACGCAGGCGTGGCCGGGGCCCTGTGGGCCTACTACCTGGTCAGCATCACGGCGGAACCCTTCAACATGGGTCTCTCGGTGGAATACATCGCCATGGTGATCATCGGCGGTATGGGCAACATGGCCGGTGCCGTCTTCGGGGCGGTCTTCATCACGGGATTGAACGAGATCCTCCGGTTCGTCACGGAGGTGGTCATGAACATGGGCCTCCTGTCGGAATACGGCCTGAACATCGCCCCCCTGCGGGAGTTCACCTTCGGCCTGGCTATCGTCCTCTTCATCCTCCTGGAGCCCCGGGGACTGGCGGAGGTCTGGAGGATCGTCCGGTCGAGCTTCCGTCTCTGGCCGTTCTCGTACTGA
- a CDS encoding alpha/beta hydrolase produces MNGILFMINGMYAGPWMWENYRGWFEARGWQCVTPVLRHHDTRPGDPPDPRLGMLSLLDFVQDLEEEIRRLDRKPVIMGHSMGGLLAQILGSRGLAAALVLVAPAAPAGIPVTSPSVTRSFLEQFLQWGFWRKPVLMSYADSRYGALNLLPEAEARRVYGRYVHESGRALFEMGLWPLDGNRASRVDAARIDVPVLVLVGDRDRMTPPAVARKIAAKYRSVSMLKVLPGHGHTLPAEPGWEEIAAFIQDWLMQAVPGPL; encoded by the coding sequence ATGAACGGAATCCTTTTCATGATCAACGGGATGTATGCCGGCCCCTGGATGTGGGAGAATTATAGGGGATGGTTCGAGGCCCGGGGCTGGCAATGTGTCACCCCCGTCCTGCGCCATCACGACACGCGGCCCGGCGATCCTCCGGACCCGCGGCTGGGGATGTTGAGCCTGCTTGATTTCGTGCAGGATCTGGAAGAGGAGATCCGTCGGCTGGACCGGAAGCCCGTCATCATGGGCCATTCCATGGGAGGCCTTCTCGCCCAGATCCTGGGAAGCCGCGGACTCGCCGCCGCGCTGGTCCTGGTTGCCCCCGCCGCTCCCGCGGGCATCCCGGTCACGAGCCCTTCCGTAACCAGAAGTTTCCTGGAGCAGTTCCTTCAGTGGGGATTCTGGCGAAAGCCGGTTCTGATGTCCTATGCGGATTCCCGGTACGGCGCCCTGAACCTGCTGCCGGAAGCGGAGGCGCGGCGCGTCTACGGCCGTTACGTTCATGAATCTGGGCGGGCTCTCTTCGAGATGGGCCTATGGCCTCTCGACGGGAACCGGGCGTCCCGTGTCGATGCGGCGAGGATCGATGTCCCCGTGCTGGTCCTGGTCGGGGATCGGGACCGGATGACGCCACCGGCCGTGGCACGGAAGATCGCCGCGAAGTACCGCTCCGTCTCGATGCTGAAGGTGCTCCCGGGCCATGGTCACACGCTGCCGGCCGAACCGGGCTGGGAGGAGATCGCCGCCTTCATTCAGGATTGGCTGATGCAGGCCGTTCCGGGGCCGTTATGA
- a CDS encoding branched-chain amino acid ABC transporter permease, with product MDFFLHLLVSGLSIGFLYGLSALGFVMIFKSSSVLNFAHGELLAMGAFLFLALVTWAELPIALAFLLTLAGCFFLGFVIERLFLRPLIGEPLIFVIMLTVGLASMFKGLLLFIWGGNLHTYPDFLPEWIGITLGNISVPPVYTAVLAVGTVFLILFGLFFKFSSQGIYMRSVADNQRAALSLGVHVKRVFALSWAIAALVAGMSGIVLGVINGINVHDLSAIGLKVFPVVILGGLDSIGGAILGGIIIGLLETFTGGYLSPSLKDVVPYIALVVILMVKPYGLFGLKEIERV from the coding sequence ATGGATTTCTTCCTTCATCTTCTCGTCAGCGGCCTGAGCATCGGCTTTCTCTACGGCCTGTCGGCCCTGGGCTTCGTCATGATCTTCAAGTCCTCGAGCGTGCTCAACTTCGCTCACGGGGAACTCCTGGCCATGGGGGCGTTTCTGTTCCTGGCCCTGGTGACATGGGCCGAGCTTCCCATTGCCCTGGCCTTCCTGCTGACGCTCGCAGGCTGTTTTTTCCTCGGCTTCGTCATCGAGCGGCTGTTCCTGCGGCCCCTCATCGGGGAGCCGCTCATCTTCGTCATCATGCTCACGGTGGGGCTGGCCTCCATGTTCAAGGGGCTGCTGCTGTTCATCTGGGGCGGGAACCTGCACACCTATCCCGACTTTCTCCCCGAGTGGATAGGGATCACCCTGGGCAACATCTCGGTGCCGCCGGTGTACACGGCCGTGCTGGCCGTGGGAACGGTCTTCCTGATCCTCTTCGGTCTCTTCTTCAAGTTCTCCTCCCAGGGAATCTACATGCGGTCCGTGGCGGACAACCAGCGGGCGGCCCTCTCCCTGGGCGTCCACGTGAAGCGGGTCTTCGCCCTCTCCTGGGCCATCGCCGCGCTGGTGGCGGGAATGAGCGGCATCGTCCTGGGCGTGATCAACGGCATCAACGTCCACGACCTGTCGGCCATCGGACTCAAGGTCTTCCCGGTGGTCATCCTGGGCGGGCTGGACTCCATCGGCGGGGCCATCCTGGGGGGCATCATCATCGGCCTCCTGGAGACCTTCACCGGGGGCTACCTCTCCCCTTCCCTCAAGGACGTGGTGCCCTACATCGCCCTGGTGGTCATCCTGATGGTGAAGCCCTACGGGCTCTTCGGGCTGAAAGAAATCGAGAGGGTCTGA